One region of Cucurbita pepo subsp. pepo cultivar mu-cu-16 chromosome LG03, ASM280686v2, whole genome shotgun sequence genomic DNA includes:
- the LOC111791313 gene encoding CASP-like protein 1E2, which produces MEDERKEEKKMGSKIEMVFRVSGFVLCFVAAIVVGLNEQTTVLPLTLSLDLPPLDFTLTAKWYYLSALGYLLATNVIACSYSFISLFFLLKDTSNDNILVLLVIILDTVMVALLFSSSGAAAAVGVIAYHGNSHVQWNKVCDIYGRFCIQVAASTVLSLAGAVVFMLLVVLATVGLQKRPS; this is translated from the exons ATGGAAGATGAGAggaaagaggagaagaaaatgggCAGTAAAATTGAAATGGTTTTTAGGGTTTCGGGATTTGTGTTGTGTTTTGTGGCAGCCATTGTTGTGGGACTCAACGAACAAACCACGGTTCTTCCTCTTACGCTCTCCCTCGACCTCCCTCCTCTCGATTTTACTCTCACCGCTAAATGGTATTACTTATCTGCTCTCGG gtatCTTTTGGCGACAAATGTAATAGCATGTTCGTATAGCTTCATATCgttgttctttttgttaaaAGACACGAGTAATGACAACATCTTAGTGTTATTGGTCATCATTCTCGACACGGTCATGGTGGCACTGCTCTTCTCCAGTAGCGGAGCTGCGGCGGCAGTCGGAGTCATCGCTTACCACGGAAACTCACACGTGCAATGGAATAAAGTGTGTGACATATATGGTAGATTTTGCATACAAGTGGCAGCCTCTACTGTGCTCTCTCTTGCTGGAGCTGTAGTATTTATGTTGCTAGTTGTGTTGGCTACTGTGGGCCTCCAGAAAAGGCCCAGTTAA
- the LOC111791439 gene encoding CASP-like protein 1D1, producing MASAVPESAKEAPLPPPSTAPRGGVNLSLVDFGLRFVLFAAAVSSVVVIVTSKQTVVGKLRGVPPGFPVQAKFDHSPAFIYFVAALSVAALYGLVTALASVSVIAKPNLSTKFLLHFAVCDTLILGVVASATGAAGGVAYIGLKGNSHVRWDKVCYAFDKFCRHIGGALAASLVASVVLVLLIWISIISLHARIRK from the exons ATGGCCTCAGCCGTGCCGGAATCTGCCAAGGAGGCACCGCTGCCTCCGCCCTCTACCGCTCCCCGTGGGGGAGTGAATTTGTCCCTGGTCGACTTCGGGCTGAGATTTGTGCTTTTTGCGGCGGCGGTGTCCAGTGTGGTGGTCATCGTCACCAGTAAACAGACCGTCGTCGGTAAGCTCCGGGGAGTCCCTCCGGGCTTCCCTGTCCAGGCCAAGTTTGACCACTCCCCTGCCTTCat ATATTTCGTGGCTGCATTATCGGTGGCGGCACTTTACGGTCTCGTTACGGCCCTCGCCTCCGTTTCCGTCATCGCTAAACCCAATCTCTCTACCAAGTTCTTGCTTCATTTTGCCGTCTGCGATACg TTGATATTGGGGGTGGTAGCCTCGGCCACAGGGGCTGCAGGTGGAGTCGCATACATAGGATTAAAAGGAAACTCGCACGTACGATGGGACAAAGTGTGCTACGCATTCGACAAATTCTGCCGCCACATCGGCGGCGCTTTGGCGGCGTCACTTGTCGCCTCCGTCGTGCTGGTGTTGCTAATTTGGATCTCCATTATATCTCTCCACGCGCGAATTCGAAAGTAG
- the LOC111789966 gene encoding uncharacterized protein LOC111789966 isoform X1, protein MGLHLLPIDAALKIASSLQASDICSLGCCSRFCKQLCDSDYLWESLTRERWPYINVASSTGSSSSTLAQSPISMGWKSFYIQRHIEISRRAQAAVKFIEQYSPSSPIEGGDYLRTIVGLWDLKLSFIDAQMVLFKPHLNELLNLVGLHYCQSWLQVPGNEIIEALERCKISERQVSVKWWKLGRWFYGFRMRDEQQTRRVSLAALVAEEGEDVLEVLSRGAVNEVLRVQVSVGEPFASN, encoded by the exons ATGGGTTTGCACCTTCTTCCCATTGATGCTGCCTTGAAGATTGCTTCTTCGCTTCAG GCATCGGACATTTGTTCTTTGGGCTGTTGCTCGCGATTTTGTAAGCAACTCTGCGATTCCGATTACCTGTGGGAATCTCTCACTCGAGAAAGATGGCCTTATATCAATGTTGCTTCGTCTACtggttcttcttcatcaactcTCGCACAATCGCCTATCTCCATG GGATGGAAAAGCTTTTACATCCAGAGACATATCGAGATATCGAGACGAGCCCAAGCAGCGGTAAAGTTTATAGAACAATACTCTCCTTCTTCCCCAATTGAGGGTGGAGACTATCTCAGGACAATTGTAGGCTTGTGGGATTTGAAGCTTAGTTTTATAGATGCTCAAATGGTGCTCTTCAAACCTCACCTGAATGAGCTGCTGAACTTGGTTGGCTTACACTACTGTCAAAGTTGGCTTCAAGTTCCT GGGAATGAAATCATAGAAGCACTTGAAAGATGCAAGATCTCAGAGAGGCAAGTAAGTGTGAAATGGTGGAAGCTGGGAAGATGGTTTTATGGCTTCCGTATGAGAGACGAGCAACAAACTCGTCGAGTCTCTCTAGCAGCACTCGTAGCAGAAGAAGGGGAAGACGTTCTCGAGGTGCTTAGCCGAGGCGCTGTTAACGAGGTGCTTCGAGTTCAGGTATCTGTAGGTGAGCCTTTTGCCAGTAACTGA
- the LOC111789966 gene encoding uncharacterized protein LOC111789966 isoform X2, producing the protein MRIGTKASDICSLGCCSRFCKQLCDSDYLWESLTRERWPYINVASSTGSSSSTLAQSPISMGWKSFYIQRHIEISRRAQAAVKFIEQYSPSSPIEGGDYLRTIVGLWDLKLSFIDAQMVLFKPHLNELLNLVGLHYCQSWLQVPGNEIIEALERCKISERQVSVKWWKLGRWFYGFRMRDEQQTRRVSLAALVAEEGEDVLEVLSRGAVNEVLRVQVSVGEPFASN; encoded by the exons ATGCGAATCGGTACGAAGGCATCGGACATTTGTTCTTTGGGCTGTTGCTCGCGATTTTGTAAGCAACTCTGCGATTCCGATTACCTGTGGGAATCTCTCACTCGAGAAAGATGGCCTTATATCAATGTTGCTTCGTCTACtggttcttcttcatcaactcTCGCACAATCGCCTATCTCCATG GGATGGAAAAGCTTTTACATCCAGAGACATATCGAGATATCGAGACGAGCCCAAGCAGCGGTAAAGTTTATAGAACAATACTCTCCTTCTTCCCCAATTGAGGGTGGAGACTATCTCAGGACAATTGTAGGCTTGTGGGATTTGAAGCTTAGTTTTATAGATGCTCAAATGGTGCTCTTCAAACCTCACCTGAATGAGCTGCTGAACTTGGTTGGCTTACACTACTGTCAAAGTTGGCTTCAAGTTCCT GGGAATGAAATCATAGAAGCACTTGAAAGATGCAAGATCTCAGAGAGGCAAGTAAGTGTGAAATGGTGGAAGCTGGGAAGATGGTTTTATGGCTTCCGTATGAGAGACGAGCAACAAACTCGTCGAGTCTCTCTAGCAGCACTCGTAGCAGAAGAAGGGGAAGACGTTCTCGAGGTGCTTAGCCGAGGCGCTGTTAACGAGGTGCTTCGAGTTCAGGTATCTGTAGGTGAGCCTTTTGCCAGTAACTGA
- the LOC111791664 gene encoding divinyl chlorophyllide a 8-vinyl-reductase, chloroplastic, with product MLLCSSAGGGFNLLSPANTANSTRSSSHLVHRNPVSSFSFSFRSSSLHLSENFKSNRDRRWYPIVASSTPVIESTQSSFRTKNPKDINVLVVGSTGYIGNFVVKELVNRGFNVIAIAREKSGIRGRNSKEQTSNELKGANICFSDVTHLDALEKSLRDLDIPIDVVVSCLASRTGGIKDSWKIDYEATKNSLVAGRNRGASHFVLLSAICVQKPLLEFQRAKLKFEAELMEEAGKEDSGFSYSIVRPTAFFKSLGGQVELVKDGKPYVMFGDGKLCACKPISEQDLASFIADCVLSEDKINQVLPIGGPGNALTPLEQGEILFRLLGKEPNFLKVPIGIMDFAIGILDFLAKLFPAMEDAAEYGKIGRYYAAESMLILDPETGEYSAEKTPSYGNDTLEDFFERVLREGMAGQELGEQTIF from the coding sequence ATGCTCCTTTGCTCCTCCGCCGGCGGCGGATTCAACCTTCTTTCGCCGGCGAATACAGCCAACTCAACCCGTTCTTCTTCTCATTTGGTCCATCGGAATCCGGTGagttcattctctttctcttttcgaTCTTCTTCTTTACATTTATCAGAGAACTTCAAATCCAATAGGGATAGACGGTGGTACCCCATTGTAGCTTCTTCGACTCCAGTCATTGAATCCACCCAATCTTCGTTTAGGACCAAAAACCCTAAAGATATTAACGTTTTGGTGGTGGGTTCTACAGGGTATATTGGGAATTTTGTGGTTAAGGAGCTGGTTAATAGAGGGTTCAATGTCATTGCTATTGCTAGGGAGAAGAGTGGAATTAGAGGTAGAAACAGTAAGGAACAAACTTCTAATGAGTTGAAAGGAGCTAATATTTGCTTTTCAGATGTAACCCATTTGGATGCTTTGGAGAAATCTTTAAGGGATTTGGATATCCCTATTGATGTTGTGGTTTCTTGCCTTGCTAGCCGAACTGGCGGCATCAAGGACTCATGGAAGATCGATTATGAGGCCACAAAGAACAGTTTAGTGGCTGGAAGAAACCGTGGGGCTTCTCATTTTGTGTTGCTTTCTGCAATTTGTGTGCAGAAACCCCTTCTTGAATTCCAACGTGCTAAGCTCAAATTTGAAGCTGAGCTTATGGAAGAAGCAGGTAAAGAAGATAGTGGATTTAGTTATAGCATTGTGAGGCCAACTGCTTTCTTTAAGAGCTTAGGAGGTCAAGTTGAGTTGGTGAAAGATGGTAAGCCATATGTGATGTTTGGGGATGGGAAGTTGTGTGCCTGTAAGCCAATCAGTGAGCAGGATTTGGCTTCTTTTATTGCTGATTGTGTGTTGAGTGAAGATAAAATCAATCAGGTTTTGCCGATTGGTGGGCCGGGGAACGCGTTGACTCCGTTAGAACAGGGCGAGATCTTGTTTAGGCTGTTGGGGAAAGAAccaaatttcttgaaagtaCCAATTGGGATTATGGATTTTGCCATTGGAATTCTTGATTTCCTTGCTAAATTGTTTCCCGCCATGGAAGATGCAGCGGAGTACGGGAAAATTGGGAGATATTATGCAGCTGAGAGTATGTTGATCTTAGATCCCGAAACCGGAGAGTATAGTGCCGAAAAAACACCAAGTTATGGGAATGACACATTGGAAGATTTCTTTGAAAGGGTCCTTAGGGAAGGGATGGCTGGTCAAGAATTAGGTGAACAGACAATTTTTTGA